The Clavelina lepadiformis chromosome 1, kaClaLepa1.1, whole genome shotgun sequence genome segment TGCACACGCACAGCGGTAGCCAACCCCATAGAATTCATGTTGAACGAGGGCGACACTGAAAGCTATGACGTACTGCGTGACCTTTCACACGGAGAACGTCACAATAAAGCTAACGAAGCTGGGAGGGAGCACACGGAGATTGTGAAGACCGCTTTAAAATGTAAGCtttcttacgtcataatgacTGTTTCATAGAACAATGGGTGTATGATGTGTCAGTAAGTTGCAATAAtttaatctttatcctcggtctgaggaaagtctttgcaccaTTTATTTGCGATGATTCCTCGACGTTCGAGCCCCGGGTACCGAGATAGAATTTGCGTATTTCTCaatcaattatttattttttctaattttttcattattcgttaaactttttttcaaaacttgaacGATGTGCTCACAATGCCATGTCAATAATGACGTAACATTGCTGTCTGTAGTCAGCAGCGCACAAGCGGTTGTCTACACGACTCGAAGCATCCACGCCCAGGAGAACGAAAATGTGGTCAACAGCGCCATCAAGTGGCACCGCGACAACGGGCAGGGGAACCACCCGTTCCGGGTGTGCCCCCCAATTCTTCCACTGACCTCCAATGACATCAGAGAAAGCGAGATGGAGGTCATGTCCATGGGGAGGATGACGTCAAGCAAGTCAAGGGTGAACCCCCTAAAGCATAACTTTCTCCGGATGCGACAGTCGACCGAGATGAACGGATGCTTCATCGCCGTCATGTCCCGCGAGGTAATTTCATCGTCATCTTGGTAAGAATTCTCTTTTCTGGCGTCTTAATTGctctttatgacgtaacagttCGATCCGAACGACACGTTATCAGCGAAGGACGTTCTACGTCGCGCCGCCCTGCAGGGACTGATCGCCCCAGCTTCCCCCCTCGCCGAGACGAAACCGCTGAGCCCCAGCAAGTGGGTATTCCCCTCATGTGGTTTACTGGAGTTATGTGATATCTATAAACGCGTTTTTCGCAGGGAGGTGACGGAGAGGAAAGAAGAGCAGGGAGTGGAGAAAACGAAGAGAAGTAAGAGCAAGATTGCGTTTGGGAAGAAGGCAAAGGGGAGCAGCTCCTCCCATCTGCCCAAGCACAGGAAGTCAGCCACCAAGAACGTGGATGCGGAAGATGTTGACAGACTGCTGGAGACCTACAACAACACGCACAGGAAGAAGAAAAGTTGTGAGAAAATTTCCGTTTAGCGTTGCTATAGCAACGATGGTTGTCGGCTTGTAGCCCACTATGTTGTCATCGTATTTTTAAAGTAACCTCTCTATTTATTTACTTCATAAACAACtggcaaagttttttctgtGCTTGACGAAACAAATGCTTAATACAGCTTGCACAATTGTATGTCCACAGCAAGCAAACTAACACTGAACAACGTGGCGCAAAACAATATAAACCTCGGATTCTCAGTTGCTGAAACGATTGACTTCTCTGAAAACGTGCTCTCCAGTGTAGGGAAACATGATATTTCACAGCCATCAGATGGCAGCATGCAGGTAGTATGGGGACATATGTTAAGCGCGTGCCCAGTGACCTGGATTAAGAAagtaaaaacttttctttttagaATCAAGTCAACACAGACATGGAGAAAATGCTAAATAAAATGTCGAGTCGTGACGACACCAGAATGTAAAGTGATTAGTCATCTTTTATCCTCGTTATATTTCACTGTTATTTTCACACAGGTGTTTGTTCTTAATCTTTTGCTAAAGTGCttaaagtgtttaaatttttatcccTGTATATTCCAATGTACACTTCCTCAAGGTCGGCAGCACAAGTAACTTTGAAGGAGAATTCAAACTTTACACCTTGATAGTTCCAACATGTTGTGCAGCAGATATGCATTTGAACATTTTGTTTCCATAGCAGTGTATTTATTTGTATCATACTGTGCCTGTTTATACGCTACTCTGCAGTTACCTGTTTGCTGCTTGTACAGTCACCATATATCTCATGTTCCGTTCAATAAATACACATTATCATAATCTTTCCAGTCGGGTTGAAATATGATGAACATATTACCAGTGAGATGAAAAGAAATATggaattttgcaaaactttcacCTTCTGGGAAAATTTAATAttacttattattattcatgatttaaacaaaaacatgttcgTAGTCGCTTTAGTCAATTAATCTTTAGTTTCCCAAAAATTGCTTTCAACGGCCCATCGCCAGGTAATCCTGGTGAAAACGTGCACTTATACCATTCGTTGTACGTAGCCATCCAGGATAGTACAGCAGCCACAGTGCCCAAGGCTTTGCTTAAAAAAGTGTGAAAATACAAGCAAGTTGAAATCAACATAATAACCCAGataaaagataaaatgcaatttaaaacaaacaaaatgtcGATGCAGCTATTGGTCGTCCTAAATCTTTGCTTGAGATTTGAAAGTGTTTTGGAACCGATGGGCACATATAGTGCTGCATCTTTTGATATCTTGCACCAATTTTTATAGATTTGTATTTCAGAGTTGATGAATAAAACTGAATAAGTTAAAAGAAAGCAATGTCCCGAGATATCGAAGCCATCCCAATAATGCCCCTGCTTCAACTTGACACAATCACGCTTGTTGTCAATATTAAAGTCCGGCATTCCATCTTGACTTAGACAAGTTCCTGTCAAGTTTTCTACAAAATGAAAGACAAAATTTGCCCAAAAATGCCATACCATTGTCCCGATTGCAATCCTGAAAATTGAAAGTGCCATACTTTTCTTCCAAGCATCACACCCGTACACAAACGAAGAAATCATCATGTACGGGCCTACTATCCCCACTGTCCAAGCCCAGGCCCACTTcacaaaaaattgattaaagAAGTtacttttttcagaaaaatagcTGTGAGGAATCTCAATGAGGCATTTTATGATCGATAAACTCAAAATTCCAAACCAAAGGTAAATAACAAGGAATGAAGGGTGGACGATGCAATATTTCTTCAAGATCTTCAGAACAAATTGTTTCCATCCAACTTCATTTTTCTCTGCAACGGTTTGACAATTTTCATCCATTGGTGACTTCACTTTGTCAGCCATTGCCTATATCCTGTCAAAATAACTAGTAACTTGTAACCTTTTGTTTGTTAAGGTTGTCATGCCTTCTAACTGTTGCATGAACTTGGAAGCAACTAAAATCGTAATTTAGTCAACGTTCAATCCCCACAAAGAAAAATCATCACAACTGTCCAAAGCAAACCAACTAAAACATGAAAGTGACTATTTTGCTAAAAGCAgatcacgcagcctgttgctAAAGATTGGCGGTTAGGTGAAGAGAATTGTTAGCCTAtgtaaaaacttgattttaattatttaggGTTCAACCCTAGAACTACCGGATCGGTCAATTGACCGGTAGATAAGGATAGATGTGTTTGCAGGTGTTGCAGGTAAATTAGCTCATTTGTGACTTATAAGCAAGCTAATGTCAGAGATGTGATTAACTCAGTTTGACTATTCGCTACGGTCGCATCAGAAAAAGTGCAGAATCGGCGTTTTCTCTTCATCTGTTCACCttgctgttttcattttattggtCTACGAACGAAACATGTAGCTAAGCCACAATGACTATTCTTGTTTTATACAATCATCCTTTTTGCCCTCTTTACGTTGACTGAACCTTTTCTGAAAGTTTCTTTCTTCTCAAATTGCTATGTGTAAACATTAAGGTTTGCAGGAAAATTTCAGccattattttcatttaccGGTATGGTAGTTCTAGGGTTAATTAGGATTAGATTTAGACTGGATGGTAGTTTTAGGCTGGGTCTAGGTTACTATGTTTTAACATTAACGTTAGCAGaataaaaaactgaaaaacagagcattgaacgcacgattttttccaATCAAATAGTGGCAACCCAAAAATATTCCCTTTGCCCTCTAGTCCCTGCAAGCCTGTGGTGCCATGGTGGAATCCCACAAAACGTTGCACATTATTTGTCACCTGCATAGATATCTTGTATATAACACTAGTTGTCTGACTGaacaaagagatttaaacacatgagtagaaacttctcttttgcgcatgacgtcatgtttgtttcttttattgtactgttttcagaaacgTTTACTGCACTGCACCTGGCATTCAAGATAATGTTTTAGAAGAACTGAAATCCAAAAGTCTCAGTCTAGCATCACATGAACGATTTCTCGTTATATCAATCGATGAAATGAAAGGTGAAacttttcttggaatttttaacACTATTAATCACACTGTGTAAGATTCTTATTCATgctttatgacaaaacaatgacacAAGTTATTAACTGTATATGCACAAGATATAACCTGttgcttattttgtttacagtgaaagaaaatattgtgtaTAATGCAGCAACAGACCGAATAATAGGATTTGTTGATCTGGGTGTCGACAGACAATACAATAATGAAGCTCCTGCCACACATGCCCTACAATTTTATGGTAGGAGTATCCTC includes the following:
- the LOC143456593 gene encoding acyl-coenzyme A diphosphatase FITM2-like, whose translation is MADKVKSPMDENCQTVAEKNEVGWKQFVLKILKKYCIVHPSFLVIYLWFGILSLSIIKCLIEIPHSYFSEKSNFFNQFFVKWAWAWTVGIVGPYMMISSFVYGCDAWKKSMALSIFRIAIGTMVWHFWANFVFHFVENLTGTCLSQDGMPDFNIDNKRDCVKLKQGHYWDGFDISGHCFLLTYSVLFINSEIQIYKNWCKISKDAALYVPIGSKTLSNLKQRFRTTNSCIDILFVLNCILSFIWVIMLISTCLYFHTFLSKALGTVAAVLSWMATYNEWYKCTFSPGLPGDGPLKAIFGKLKIN